From Kineosporia succinea, the proteins below share one genomic window:
- a CDS encoding glycosyltransferase family 9 protein: MNVPAEALTSLAPRGRINRILWLHRTDRWYLGDFLRHASWLHWAREAFPQAEIDLASHPAYLPLYADGRFGQLHDSRSFRGEQAYDLVIEPGSFEPGPSPAPLRLASWDAAWSVQVGGRAVMQGRKHELNYFRAAHPGAVTGDRSTTPTSLSFGSSELEPLNKALEAVFPGEGPVVVYNPSASNAFTRETGVHKEVDNSLTPADHIGILRHLLTLLPDHHFVIGAAVKRGDAVNESVVTTVAEAVAGESVCSTVDLGATSLCDFARLLAAPRICGTVGSGTGTNTHLAALLDRHALSFERGCDEAMLNNWSGNGFQMGSFRWRNPSAHTGIHTMSWARRDLLGAARAFVVDHAHVHGHEPDPSHAARHYGDFTDEAAYLGFRHGIPGRGLEAVLNALEDPRAQATARFLVEDSNLHKLVSRPGRST; the protein is encoded by the coding sequence ATGAATGTCCCGGCAGAAGCTCTGACCTCACTCGCACCACGGGGAAGAATCAACCGCATCCTCTGGCTCCACCGCACCGACCGCTGGTATCTCGGCGATTTCCTGCGGCACGCGTCCTGGCTGCACTGGGCCCGAGAAGCCTTTCCGCAGGCCGAGATCGATCTTGCCTCGCACCCGGCCTACCTGCCGTTGTACGCCGACGGCCGGTTCGGCCAGCTGCACGACTCCCGCTCGTTCCGCGGCGAGCAGGCCTACGACCTGGTGATCGAACCCGGCTCGTTCGAGCCCGGGCCCTCACCGGCTCCGCTGCGGCTGGCCTCCTGGGACGCGGCCTGGTCGGTGCAGGTGGGCGGCCGCGCGGTGATGCAGGGGCGCAAGCACGAGCTCAACTATTTCCGCGCCGCCCACCCGGGCGCCGTCACGGGTGACCGCTCCACCACCCCGACATCGCTGTCATTCGGGTCCAGCGAGCTGGAACCCCTGAACAAGGCTCTGGAGGCTGTCTTTCCGGGCGAAGGACCGGTGGTGGTCTACAACCCCTCGGCCTCGAACGCCTTCACCCGCGAGACCGGGGTGCACAAGGAGGTCGACAACTCACTCACCCCGGCCGACCACATCGGCATCCTCCGGCATCTCCTCACCCTCCTGCCCGACCATCACTTCGTGATCGGGGCTGCGGTCAAGAGGGGGGACGCGGTGAACGAGTCGGTCGTCACCACGGTCGCCGAGGCGGTGGCCGGCGAAAGCGTTTGTTCCACCGTCGATCTCGGAGCCACGAGTCTGTGTGACTTCGCACGCCTGCTGGCGGCCCCGCGCATCTGCGGTACCGTCGGTTCGGGCACGGGCACCAACACGCACCTGGCCGCACTGCTCGACCGGCACGCCCTGTCGTTCGAACGGGGGTGCGACGAGGCCATGCTGAACAACTGGTCCGGCAACGGCTTTCAGATGGGCTCGTTCCGGTGGCGTAACCCTTCAGCACACACCGGCATTCACACGATGAGCTGGGCGCGCCGCGACCTGCTGGGGGCCGCCCGGGCCTTCGTCGTCGACCATGCGCACGTGCACGGCCACGAGCCCGATCCGTCGCACGCCGCCCGGCACTACGGCGACTTCACCGACGAGGCCGCCTATCTCGGTTTCCGGCACGGCATTCCCGGCCGCGGCCTGGAGGCCGTGCTCAACGCTCTCGAAGACCCCCGGGCGCAGGCCACGGCCCGTTTCCTCGTCGAGGACTCCAATCTGCACAAGCTCGTCTCCCGTCCGGGCAGGAGCACGTGA
- a CDS encoding phosphotransferase codes for MTEDMEHRVRRDALTALDRLGLSPAGPMRRLPTPWDRPRRQVVHLRAGSGHPAEVAVKVVLDPDAEAARAFAQEHFLPRRLRPVADGLVHRGEIPHNPIVQVLHPEPVRLPGSLVAVTRFVRASGPLDATTWGRTLGLLHRIGSTPSAIGLLRGLPESHTLAGLDAHALARAFRQPGHPFHGRTDLARRLRRVLRERVLRALELDPEPLLTHRDFHALNCVSSRDGAVVLDWQEAGWGSRSDDFAWLHLTVSRFGGHPHLLDEARHAYRRATGGICPTEAQIRAAGQVRELLCLGFSLIKADLSPAHRREALNQLPILRDPDAPTRRWRMLHNPAIFAPGIVPTHGPEAATA; via the coding sequence ATGACCGAAGACATGGAACACCGGGTACGCCGCGACGCCCTGACGGCCCTCGACCGGCTGGGCCTGAGCCCGGCCGGCCCGATGCGTCGTCTGCCCACCCCCTGGGACCGGCCCCGGCGGCAGGTCGTGCACCTGCGGGCGGGCTCCGGTCACCCGGCCGAGGTGGCCGTCAAGGTGGTGCTCGACCCCGACGCCGAGGCCGCCAGAGCCTTTGCCCAGGAACACTTCCTGCCCCGCCGGCTGCGCCCGGTCGCCGACGGCCTGGTCCACCGCGGCGAGATCCCGCACAACCCGATCGTGCAGGTGCTGCACCCCGAGCCGGTGCGGCTGCCCGGATCCCTGGTGGCGGTGACCCGTTTCGTGCGGGCCTCGGGTCCGCTCGATGCCACCACCTGGGGGCGCACCCTGGGGCTGTTGCACCGGATCGGGAGCACCCCGTCCGCCATCGGCCTTCTCCGCGGCCTGCCCGAGAGCCACACCCTGGCCGGACTCGACGCACACGCCCTGGCCAGGGCGTTCCGTCAGCCCGGGCACCCGTTCCACGGCCGCACCGACCTGGCACGGCGCTTGCGCCGGGTGCTGCGCGAACGCGTGCTGCGCGCCCTCGAGCTGGATCCGGAACCGCTGCTGACCCACCGCGACTTCCACGCCCTGAACTGCGTCAGCAGTCGCGACGGAGCGGTGGTGCTGGACTGGCAGGAGGCGGGCTGGGGCAGCCGGTCCGACGACTTCGCCTGGCTGCACCTCACCGTCAGCCGGTTCGGCGGGCACCCGCACCTGCTCGACGAGGCCCGCCACGCCTACCGCCGGGCCACCGGCGGAATCTGCCCCACGGAGGCCCAGATTCGCGCCGCCGGGCAGGTACGCGAGCTGCTCTGTCTCGGATTCTCACTGATCAAGGCCGATCTCAGTCCGGCCCACCGACGCGAGGCGCTGAACCAGCTCCCGATCCTGCGTGACCCCGACGCCCCGACCCGGCGCTGGCGCATGCTGCACAACCCGGCCATCTTCGCCCCCGGCATCGTGCCCACGCACGGGCCGGAGGCGGCAACGGCCTGA
- a CDS encoding hydroxyethylthiazole kinase translates to MQEISWQDEHIRKGFAAIGQTSPFVYGLTNYIAANLSANVLLAVGAGPAIGAASDWTRTFPAGAGGVWINTAGLMSSSEESFTEVARTAQAAGTPWVLDPVAVGAGAAEYDAFVKSLLQYRPSIIRGNASELIALGGGAALGKGVETTASSSDAVGAIVEIAKATGAVVAVSGPVDYITDGTTTVAVPGGDARLTRVTGAGCSLGAFAAAALAAGNEPLLAAQVAHAAYAAAAERAGARTKGTGEFAVALVDELSLLSA, encoded by the coding sequence GTGCAGGAGATCAGCTGGCAGGACGAGCACATCCGCAAGGGTTTCGCGGCCATCGGGCAGACCTCGCCCTTCGTCTACGGCCTGACCAACTACATCGCCGCCAACCTGAGCGCGAACGTGCTGCTGGCCGTGGGCGCGGGCCCGGCCATCGGGGCCGCCTCGGACTGGACCCGTACCTTCCCGGCCGGAGCCGGGGGCGTCTGGATCAACACCGCCGGCCTGATGAGCAGCAGCGAGGAGAGCTTCACGGAGGTGGCTCGCACGGCTCAGGCCGCCGGCACCCCGTGGGTGCTCGACCCGGTCGCGGTCGGCGCCGGGGCGGCGGAGTACGACGCGTTCGTGAAATCGCTGCTGCAATACCGGCCCTCGATCATCCGCGGCAACGCCAGTGAGCTGATCGCCCTCGGTGGCGGCGCGGCGCTGGGCAAGGGCGTGGAGACCACGGCCAGCTCGTCGGACGCGGTCGGGGCCATCGTCGAGATCGCGAAGGCCACCGGCGCGGTGGTCGCGGTCAGCGGGCCGGTCGACTACATCACCGACGGCACCACCACGGTGGCGGTTCCGGGTGGGGACGCGCGGCTCACCCGGGTGACGGGCGCGGGTTGCAGTCTGGGTGCGTTCGCGGCCGCCGCCCTCGCCGCCGGCAACGAGCCCCTCCTGGCCGCCCAGGTCGCGCACGCCGCCTACGCGGCCGCGGCCGAGCGGGCCGGAGCCCGCACGAAGGGCACGGGCGAGTTCGCCGTCGCCCTGGTGGACGAGCTGTCGCTGCTGAGCGCCTGA
- a CDS encoding LLM class flavin-dependent oxidoreductase, with amino-acid sequence MHLAAFMNAGPQGTVGWRHPEAGDGFLSGAHYARIARVLEDACFDMVFIPDAMAVPRSLGNSFEPAVKWGSGTPRLDPMPVITTMAAVTTNLGVAATMSTGYQEPYNVARNLATLDHLTAGRAGWNVVTSFQDAEAQNFGQDKLPERAERYRRAEEFLEVSTRLWDSWSDDVLIRDKATGVFGRPEEVEAIDHEGDFFRVQGPLSVPRPPQGYPVIIQAGASPAGRDFASRWADVIFCSHESLASAIDFYADIKQRAASFGRDPSQVRILPAATVVVGTDVRDAMAKHEAFADLVSVEAGLSRLAYHVNVDLTKYDLDGPLPSLEVVGVEGHYREVVEFAEREKLTVAEIGRWYGARTEGNMIGSARDIADTMEQWMREGAADGFMIQATHVPGAFEDVAREVVPELQRRGLFRTSYTEGETLRDRLGLNRPERGEWRNRAASVVKKP; translated from the coding sequence ATGCACCTCGCCGCCTTCATGAACGCAGGCCCGCAGGGAACCGTGGGCTGGCGACACCCGGAGGCCGGCGACGGTTTCCTGAGCGGCGCCCACTACGCCCGGATCGCACGAGTTCTCGAGGACGCCTGCTTCGACATGGTGTTCATCCCCGACGCGATGGCGGTGCCGCGCAGTCTGGGCAACTCGTTCGAGCCCGCGGTGAAGTGGGGTTCCGGCACACCCCGGCTCGACCCGATGCCGGTGATCACCACCATGGCCGCCGTGACCACGAATCTCGGGGTGGCGGCGACCATGTCGACCGGCTACCAGGAGCCGTACAACGTGGCGCGCAACCTGGCCACGCTCGACCACCTGACCGCGGGCCGCGCCGGCTGGAATGTCGTCACCAGTTTTCAGGACGCCGAGGCGCAGAACTTCGGCCAGGACAAGCTGCCCGAGCGGGCCGAACGGTACCGCCGGGCCGAGGAGTTCCTCGAGGTCAGCACCCGGTTGTGGGACAGCTGGTCGGACGACGTGCTGATTCGCGACAAGGCCACGGGGGTGTTCGGCCGCCCCGAGGAGGTCGAGGCGATCGACCACGAGGGCGATTTCTTCCGGGTGCAGGGGCCGTTGAGCGTGCCCCGGCCGCCGCAGGGCTACCCGGTCATCATCCAGGCCGGGGCGTCACCCGCCGGAAGGGATTTCGCGTCGCGCTGGGCCGACGTGATCTTCTGCTCACACGAGTCGCTGGCCTCGGCGATCGACTTCTACGCCGACATCAAGCAGCGGGCGGCCTCTTTCGGGCGTGATCCGTCGCAGGTGAGGATCCTGCCCGCCGCCACCGTGGTGGTCGGCACCGACGTGCGCGACGCGATGGCGAAGCACGAGGCCTTCGCCGATCTGGTCTCGGTCGAGGCCGGACTGTCGCGGCTGGCCTACCACGTCAACGTCGACCTGACGAAATACGATCTGGACGGACCCCTTCCGTCGCTGGAGGTCGTGGGCGTCGAGGGGCATTACCGCGAGGTGGTGGAGTTCGCCGAGCGCGAGAAGCTGACGGTGGCCGAGATCGGCCGCTGGTACGGCGCGCGCACCGAGGGCAACATGATCGGCTCGGCCCGCGACATCGCCGACACCATGGAGCAGTGGATGCGCGAGGGCGCCGCCGACGGATTCATGATCCAGGCCACGCACGTTCCGGGCGCTTTCGAGGACGTGGCCCGCGAGGTCGTGCCCGAACTCCAGAGGCGCGGGCTGTTCCGCACCTCGTACACCGAGGGAGAGACGCTGCGCGACCGGCTCGGGCTGAACCGGCCCGAGCGGGGCGAGTGGCGCAACCGGGCCGCATCGGTGGTGAAGAAGCCGTGA
- a CDS encoding sulfurtransferase: protein MTSLISVSQLAALETGDLVVLDASIRRSDTGYESGLAEYTEKHVPGARFADLFTEFSDASGSFAFAAPGAEQFQAAARRVGVFQDSTVVVYDRLSGAWAARLWWLFTAFGIDRVFVLDGGLAAWEAAGRPVASGAPSWDVGDVTVKAREGFFVGLDEVEALSQHPSPESAVICALRGSEYDKGHIPHSSSLPYPSLLADDGTVDLARARAAAAGLEGLEGRVVLYCGGAINAAGLALALTEGGLPIERVTLYDGSLSEWKADPARPLIRTIPVD from the coding sequence GTGACGTCGCTGATCAGCGTCTCGCAGCTGGCCGCGCTCGAGACGGGCGATCTGGTGGTGCTCGACGCCAGCATCCGGCGCTCCGACACCGGTTACGAGAGCGGGCTGGCCGAGTACACCGAGAAGCACGTCCCGGGGGCGCGGTTCGCCGACCTGTTCACCGAGTTCTCGGACGCCTCGGGTTCTTTCGCCTTCGCGGCGCCCGGGGCCGAGCAGTTCCAGGCCGCGGCCCGGCGGGTCGGGGTCTTTCAGGACAGCACGGTGGTCGTGTACGACCGGCTCTCCGGGGCCTGGGCGGCGCGGTTGTGGTGGCTGTTCACGGCCTTCGGCATCGACCGGGTGTTCGTGCTCGACGGGGGCCTGGCGGCCTGGGAGGCGGCGGGCCGGCCGGTGGCCTCCGGGGCGCCGTCGTGGGACGTCGGTGACGTGACGGTGAAGGCACGAGAGGGATTCTTCGTCGGGCTGGACGAGGTGGAAGCGCTGTCGCAGCATCCTTCTCCGGAGTCCGCGGTGATCTGCGCCCTGCGTGGGAGTGAGTACGACAAGGGCCACATCCCGCATTCCTCCAGCCTTCCCTACCCCTCGCTGCTCGCCGACGACGGCACCGTCGACCTGGCCAGGGCGCGGGCCGCGGCAGCCGGGCTCGAAGGCCTCGAAGGCCGGGTGGTGCTCTACTGCGGCGGGGCGATCAACGCGGCCGGGCTGGCGCTGGCCCTCACCGAGGGCGGTCTGCCGATCGAGAGGGTGACCCTCTACGACGGGTCGCTGAGCGAGTGGAAGGCTGACCCGGCCCGTCCTCTCATCCGGACAATCCCGGTAGATTGA
- a CDS encoding GntR family transcriptional regulator — MASARDTIYETLRSRLTSGHYPDDASLIPQVLSEEFEVSRTPVREALGLLERDGLLVSTQRGFTLRRRSDEEMLEIFEARAILESSAAYAAARRRSPIDLARLDDLIERTRAEREPAAIRRCFNLWHEAVRQAAHNQTIGELLHTLDAQAKLSAPWKTPLAEGTFDASIAEHEQMTEAIRAQDAERARTLMLEHQAHDRDTRILQLVSQMAATAPGASGSAEPDHVEKET; from the coding sequence ATGGCCAGTGCCCGTGACACGATCTACGAGACCCTGCGGTCCCGGCTGACCTCCGGCCACTACCCGGACGACGCGTCGCTCATCCCGCAGGTGCTGAGCGAGGAGTTCGAGGTCTCGCGCACCCCGGTGCGGGAGGCGCTCGGCCTGCTGGAGCGCGACGGCCTGCTGGTGTCCACGCAACGCGGCTTCACGCTGCGCCGGCGCAGCGACGAGGAGATGCTCGAGATCTTCGAGGCCCGGGCGATCCTGGAGTCGTCGGCGGCCTACGCGGCGGCCCGGCGGCGCAGCCCGATCGACCTGGCCCGGCTCGACGACCTGATCGAGCGCACCCGGGCCGAGCGCGAACCGGCCGCGATCCGGCGCTGTTTCAACCTCTGGCACGAGGCGGTGCGGCAGGCCGCGCACAACCAGACCATCGGCGAGCTGCTGCACACGCTCGACGCCCAGGCCAAGCTCAGCGCGCCGTGGAAAACCCCGCTGGCCGAGGGCACGTTCGACGCGAGCATCGCCGAACACGAGCAGATGACCGAGGCGATCCGCGCACAGGACGCCGAGCGGGCCCGCACACTGATGCTCGAGCACCAGGCTCACGATCGGGACACCCGCATCCTGCAACTGGTTTCGCAGATGGCGGCGACGGCGCCCGGTGCCTCCGGTTCAGCTGAACCGGATCACGTCGAGAAGGAGACCTGA
- a CDS encoding AlkA N-terminal domain-containing protein: MHDDPERCTRIVAAKDERFDGFFFTAVLTTKIYCRPSCPAVTPKPRNMRFYPSAAAAAGAGFRACKRCRPHAAPGSPDWNVRADLVSRAVRLIADGVVDRDGVPGLASRLGYSVRQVERHLMAELGAGPLALARMQRAQSARVLIESTPMPFTEIALAAGFSSVRSFNETVREVFAMTPGELRAARRPSGGSPQPGLISLKLPFRQPFCPDNLFGHLVATAVPGVEEWRDGAYRCAFRLPHGHAIAELSPRPDHIVGRLRLTDPRDLTAAISRCRWLLDLDADPVAIDDQLATDPVLAPLVRKTPGRRVPRTTEPEQFAVRAVLGQQVSTAAARTHASRLVQAYGDPIDDPAGGLTHLFPTSRALADLDPEALAMPRTRRLTLMRLIEALNSGDLTLDIGGDWNKAREQLYALPGFGPWTVESIAMRALGDPDAFIPGDLGVRQAALRIGLPEKPGPLTARAQVWQPWRAYAVQHLWGTSDHAVNRMPPF; the protein is encoded by the coding sequence CTGCACGACGACCCCGAACGCTGCACCCGCATCGTCGCGGCCAAGGACGAGCGCTTCGACGGCTTCTTCTTCACCGCCGTGCTCACCACCAAGATCTACTGCCGGCCGAGCTGCCCGGCCGTCACCCCCAAACCCCGGAACATGCGCTTCTACCCCAGCGCCGCGGCCGCCGCCGGAGCCGGGTTCCGCGCCTGCAAGCGCTGCCGCCCCCACGCGGCCCCCGGCTCTCCCGACTGGAACGTGCGCGCCGACCTGGTCAGCCGAGCCGTGCGCCTGATCGCCGACGGCGTCGTCGACCGCGACGGCGTCCCCGGCCTGGCCTCCCGCCTCGGCTACAGCGTGCGCCAGGTCGAACGCCACCTGATGGCCGAACTCGGCGCCGGCCCGCTCGCCCTCGCCCGCATGCAGCGCGCCCAGTCCGCCCGGGTGCTCATCGAGAGCACGCCGATGCCGTTCACCGAGATCGCGCTCGCGGCCGGGTTCAGCAGCGTGCGCTCGTTCAACGAGACCGTGCGCGAGGTGTTCGCGATGACCCCGGGTGAGCTGCGTGCCGCCCGCCGCCCGTCCGGCGGCAGCCCGCAGCCCGGCCTGATCTCGCTGAAACTTCCCTTCCGGCAGCCGTTCTGCCCCGACAATCTGTTCGGTCACCTGGTGGCCACGGCCGTGCCCGGTGTGGAGGAGTGGCGGGACGGCGCCTACCGCTGCGCCTTCCGGCTGCCCCACGGTCACGCCATCGCCGAGCTGAGCCCCCGGCCCGATCACATCGTCGGCCGTCTGCGGCTCACCGATCCCCGCGACCTGACCGCCGCGATCAGCCGCTGCCGCTGGCTGCTCGACCTCGACGCCGATCCGGTCGCGATCGACGACCAGCTCGCGACCGATCCGGTGCTGGCCCCACTGGTGCGCAAGACGCCCGGCCGCCGAGTTCCGCGCACCACCGAGCCCGAGCAGTTCGCGGTGCGAGCCGTTCTGGGACAGCAGGTGTCGACCGCCGCGGCCCGCACCCACGCGTCGCGGCTGGTGCAGGCCTACGGTGATCCGATCGACGACCCGGCCGGTGGCCTCACCCACCTGTTCCCGACCAGCCGGGCCCTGGCCGACCTCGACCCGGAGGCCCTGGCCATGCCCCGCACCCGCCGGCTCACCCTGATGCGGCTGATCGAGGCGCTGAATTCCGGGGATCTCACCCTGGACATCGGCGGTGACTGGAACAAAGCTCGAGAACAGCTCTACGCGCTTCCCGGATTCGGCCCGTGGACGGTCGAGTCGATTGCGATGCGGGCCCTCGGTGATCCGGACGCGTTCATTCCCGGTGACCTCGGCGTGCGGCAGGCGGCCCTGCGCATCGGGCTGCCTGAGAAACCCGGGCCGCTGACCGCCCGGGCGCAGGTCTGGCAACCCTGGCGCGCCTATGCGGTGCAGCATCTTTGGGGGACGAGCGATCATGCCGTGAACCGAATGCCGCCGTTCTAG
- a CDS encoding sensor histidine kinase, protein MAHDSWIRVAALVVVLMLVVFVFGRRRRRPELGTPAERATFDTLHTASLAAPPLRDGLTPEGAQRAVRHLRTLLGTPAVALTDGSRLLAWDGDGVHHRDQALRHAAGVLHGGHVRVLDAAAIDGEVACEVLDCPLRSAVVAPLTTGETVVGTLIAYGGSVSAALVRATGEVAIWVSTQIELAELDRSRTKAIEAEVRALRAQISPHFVYNSLAAIASFVRTDPERARELLLEFADFTRYSFRRGGDFTTLADELGNIERYLVLEQARFGDRLRVRLRIAPEVLPVAVPYLSVQPLVENAVQHGLQAKEGGGLITLGAADSGSEALIWVEDDGVGADPAVIERILAGEGGESVGLGNVDSRLRQVFGDRYGLVVETAEGAGTKVSFRVPKFAPGVHVGPAAP, encoded by the coding sequence ATGGCGCACGACAGCTGGATCCGGGTGGCCGCGCTCGTGGTGGTACTGATGCTCGTCGTGTTCGTCTTCGGCCGCCGTCGGCGGCGCCCCGAGCTCGGTACCCCGGCCGAGCGCGCCACCTTCGACACCCTGCACACCGCGTCGCTGGCGGCCCCGCCCCTGCGGGACGGGCTGACTCCCGAGGGCGCGCAGCGGGCGGTGCGTCATCTACGGACGCTTCTGGGCACCCCGGCGGTCGCCCTCACCGACGGCTCGCGGCTGCTCGCGTGGGACGGCGACGGGGTGCACCACCGCGACCAGGCCCTCCGGCACGCAGCGGGAGTGCTGCACGGGGGCCATGTGCGGGTGCTCGACGCCGCTGCCATCGACGGCGAGGTGGCCTGCGAGGTGCTCGACTGCCCGCTGCGCAGTGCCGTGGTGGCCCCGCTGACCACTGGCGAGACCGTGGTGGGGACGCTGATCGCGTACGGCGGTTCGGTCAGTGCGGCGCTGGTGCGGGCGACCGGTGAGGTGGCGATCTGGGTCTCCACCCAGATCGAGCTGGCCGAGCTGGACCGCTCGCGCACCAAGGCGATCGAGGCCGAGGTGCGGGCGCTGCGGGCGCAGATCAGCCCGCACTTCGTCTACAACTCGCTGGCCGCGATCGCCTCGTTCGTGCGCACCGACCCGGAGCGGGCGCGGGAGCTGCTGCTGGAGTTCGCCGACTTCACCCGCTACTCGTTCCGCCGGGGCGGGGACTTCACCACGCTGGCCGACGAGCTGGGCAACATCGAGCGCTACCTGGTGCTGGAGCAGGCCCGGTTCGGCGACCGGCTGCGGGTGCGGCTGCGGATCGCCCCCGAGGTGCTGCCGGTGGCGGTGCCCTATCTGTCGGTGCAGCCGCTGGTCGAGAACGCGGTGCAGCACGGGCTGCAGGCCAAGGAGGGCGGTGGGCTGATCACGCTGGGTGCGGCCGATTCCGGTTCGGAGGCGCTGATCTGGGTGGAGGACGACGGGGTCGGGGCCGATCCGGCGGTGATCGAGCGGATCCTGGCCGGGGAGGGAGGAGAGTCGGTCGGGCTGGGCAACGTGGACTCCCGGTTGCGCCAGGTGTTCGGTGATCGTTACGGGCTGGTGGTGGAGACGGCCGAGGGTGCGGGGACAAAGGTGAGTTTCCGGGTGCCGAAATTCGCGCCGGGAGTTCACGTGGGGCCTGCGGCCCCCTAG
- a CDS encoding LytR/AlgR family response regulator transcription factor, whose amino-acid sequence MATTPSPLRALVVDDEPPALSELAWLLGADDRIGRVLTADSGAQALRVLETEPVDVLFCDINMPGLDGLDLARVLARFATRPHLVFVTAYEQHAVQAFDVRAVDYVLKPVRAQRLAEAVRRAVEARSSAPLPVPEPDEDIPVELAGVTRFVRRSTVLYVEAAGDYARLHTAQGSHLIRVPLSTLEERWSTAGFVRIHRSTLIGVRHVSELLMDGGRFHVRLGGHTLTVSRRHTRQVKDLLIRRDAR is encoded by the coding sequence ATGGCGACGACGCCGAGCCCCCTACGCGCCCTGGTGGTGGACGACGAGCCCCCGGCCCTCTCCGAGCTGGCCTGGCTGCTCGGCGCGGACGACCGGATCGGCCGTGTGCTCACCGCCGACAGCGGCGCCCAGGCCCTGCGCGTTCTCGAGACCGAGCCGGTCGACGTGCTGTTCTGCGACATCAACATGCCCGGGCTGGACGGGCTCGACCTGGCCCGGGTGCTGGCCCGTTTCGCCACCCGGCCGCACCTGGTCTTCGTCACCGCCTACGAGCAGCACGCGGTGCAGGCCTTCGACGTGCGGGCGGTCGACTACGTGCTCAAGCCGGTGCGCGCCCAGCGGCTGGCCGAGGCGGTGCGCCGGGCCGTGGAGGCGCGCAGCTCGGCGCCACTGCCGGTGCCCGAGCCGGACGAAGACATTCCGGTGGAGCTGGCCGGGGTCACGCGGTTCGTGCGGCGCTCGACCGTGCTCTACGTGGAGGCGGCGGGTGACTACGCGCGGCTGCACACGGCTCAGGGGAGCCATCTGATCCGGGTGCCGTTGAGCACGCTCGAAGAGCGCTGGTCGACGGCGGGTTTCGTGCGGATCCACCGGAGCACGCTGATCGGCGTGCGGCACGTGAGCGAGCTGCTGATGGACGGCGGGCGGTTCCACGTGCGCCTGGGCGGGCACACGCTGACCGTGAGCCGGCGGCACACGCGTCAGGTGAAAGACCTGCTGATCCGTAGGGACGCGCGGTGA